A window of Triplophysa dalaica isolate WHDGS20190420 chromosome 7, ASM1584641v1, whole genome shotgun sequence contains these coding sequences:
- the LOC130425950 gene encoding gastrula zinc finger protein XlCGF8.2DB-like, with amino-acid sequence MFSDDMNEVEEKHQCRKPQNLVKLEMSSSSLQKIKISSPKRRERTEAGEPITCSQCGKSCKQKSHLKEHMKTHSVERPYTCPQCEKSFKQKSMLEEHIRTHTGERPYACSQCGTCFNRKATLDEHIRTHTGERPYTCTQCGKSFKQRSTFDKHMKIHSEERRYPCPQCGKRFKQRSTLDVHMNIHTEERRYACPQCGKSFTQKHYLEEHIRIHTGERRYSCHQCGKSFTQQNHLKVHIRIHTGERPHTCPQCGKSFTHKTTLDEHMTIHSQQRPHSCLQCGKSFKERSTLEVHMRIHSEERPYACPQCEKRFMQKSTFKVHIRIHSEERPYVCTQCGKSFRQKNHLNVHIRVHTGERPYTCPQCGKSFKQKTRLELHKKIHTRERP; translated from the coding sequence ATGTTCAGTGACGACATGAATGAAGTTGAGGAGAAACATCAGTGTCGGAAACCTCAGAATCTTGTCAAGCTGGAAATGTCTTCTAGCAGTTTGCAGAAGATCAAGATTTCCTCTCCAAAAAGAAGGGAAAGGACAGAAGCAGGCGAGCCTATCACCTGctctcagtgtggaaagagttgcAAACAGAAAAGTCATCTTAAGGAGCACATGAAAACCCACAGTGTAGAGCGTCCATACAcgtgtcctcagtgtgaaaagagtttcaaacAGAAATCAATGCTTGAGGAGCACATaagaactcacactggagagcgacCATACGCATGTTCTCAGTGTGGAACGTGTTTCAATCGCAAGGCAACGTTGGATGAGCACATtagaactcacactggagagcgacCATACACATGtactcagtgtggaaagagttttaaacagagatcAACGTTCGATAAGCACATGAAAATTCACTCCGAGGAGCGCAGATAcccatgtcctcagtgtggaaagagatttAAACAGAGATCAACGCTTGATGTGCACATGAATATTCACACTGAGGAGCGCAGATACgcgtgtcctcagtgtggaaagagtttcacacagaaACATTATCTGGAGGAGCACAttagaattcacactggagagcgccgaTACTCGTGtcatcagtgtggaaagagtttcacacagcAGAATCATCTTAAGGTGCACAttagaattcacactggagagcgacCGCACActtgtcctcagtgtggaaagagtttcacacacaaAACGACCCTTGATGAGCACATGACCATTCACAGTCAACAGCGTCCTCACTcatgtcttcagtgtggaaagagttttaaagaGAGATCAACCCTTGAGgtccacatgagaattcacagtGAAGAGCGTCCATAtgcatgtcctcagtgtgaaaagagatTTATGCAGAAATCAACGTTTAAGGTTCACATCAGAATTCACAGTGAAGAGCGCCCATACGTATGtactcagtgtggaaagagtttcagacaGAAAAATCATCTTAATGTCCACAtcagagttcacactggagagcgtccttacacatgtcctcagtgtggaaagagttttaaacagaaaacacgTCTGGAGTTGCACAAGAAAATTCACACCAGAGAGCGTCCATGA